Proteins found in one Bacillota bacterium genomic segment:
- a CDS encoding glutamate mutase L produces MSYYLLIDFGSTFTKLTAVDTALEDIIGTASHFTTVDQDIRIGYHKALENLYNEIGRQIKFDQVIACSSAAGGLKMAAIGLVEELTVEAAKRVCLGAGAKIDLIFSHHLTKREAKELITQKIDIILLAGGADGGNTECVLFNAKLLGEMNVKIPIVYAGNKTCQDEIEDIFKKYNLDGYICDNVMPRINVLNVKCAREKIREIFLQKIIVAKGIKKIEAEIDEVVLPTPEAVLYAAELLSKGYLHEPGLGDIVIVDIGGATTDLYSICNASNRSDVIIHGLEEPFAKRTVEGDLGMRYSAPGIIKALTKEEIQFINQEKGVDIVNEVAFRYQNVSSLPENPHDEFIDQLLAEMCAYRAMHRHVGRVEEVFTPMGMIYNQIGKDLTDIEYVIGTGGVVINSKIPTAILAKTTNILHNHSELRPIHPHFMLDFKYILAAMGLLSQKEPLLALKIMKKYMKIL; encoded by the coding sequence ATGAGTTATTACTTACTAATTGATTTTGGATCAACGTTTACCAAATTGACCGCTGTTGATACCGCATTAGAAGATATTATTGGAACCGCTTCGCATTTTACAACTGTGGATCAAGATATTCGTATTGGTTATCATAAAGCGCTTGAAAATCTATATAATGAAATTGGTAGACAAATAAAATTTGATCAAGTCATTGCCTGTTCTTCGGCAGCTGGCGGCCTTAAAATGGCCGCTATTGGTCTAGTGGAAGAACTAACAGTGGAAGCTGCGAAAAGAGTTTGTCTTGGGGCAGGGGCAAAAATAGATTTGATTTTTTCACATCATCTTACAAAAAGAGAAGCAAAAGAACTTATCACTCAAAAAATCGACATCATTTTACTTGCAGGAGGAGCGGATGGAGGAAATACAGAATGTGTTTTGTTCAATGCAAAACTTTTAGGTGAAATGAATGTTAAAATTCCGATAGTATATGCCGGAAATAAAACTTGCCAAGATGAAATCGAAGATATATTTAAAAAATATAATTTAGACGGATACATTTGTGATAATGTTATGCCAAGAATTAACGTTTTAAATGTGAAATGTGCAAGAGAAAAGATTAGAGAAATTTTCTTACAAAAAATTATTGTCGCTAAAGGTATTAAAAAAATAGAAGCAGAAATAGATGAAGTTGTGTTACCGACACCAGAAGCAGTTTTATATGCAGCTGAATTGCTTTCAAAAGGCTATCTTCATGAACCTGGATTAGGAGATATTGTAATTGTGGATATTGGAGGGGCTACTACAGACCTTTATTCAATCTGTAACGCATCCAATCGAAGTGATGTAATTATTCACGGACTTGAAGAACCATTCGCAAAGAGAACAGTTGAAGGCGATTTAGGGATGAGATATTCTGCTCCAGGGATTATCAAAGCTTTAACAAAAGAAGAAATTCAGTTTATCAATCAAGAAAAGGGTGTAGATATAGTTAATGAAGTAGCATTTCGTTATCAAAATGTTAGTTCATTACCAGAAAATCCACACGATGAATTCATAGACCAACTATTAGCTGAAATGTGTGCCTATCGTGCAATGCATCGTCATGTTGGTAGGGTGGAAGAAGTATTTACCCCAATGGGAATGATTTATAATCAAATTGGAAAAGATTTGACTGATATAGAGTATGTTATCGGAACGGGTGGAGTAGTTATTAATTCTAAAATCCCCACAGCAATTCTTGCTAAAACGACAAATATTTTACACAATCATTCAGAACTTCGGCCGATTCATCCTCATTTTATGTTGGATTTTAAATACATATTAGCCGCTATGGGATTATTAAGTCAAAAAGAACCTTTGCTTGCTTTGAAAATCATGAAAAAATACATGAAAATACTTTAG
- a CDS encoding triphosphoribosyl-dephospho-CoA synthase: protein MNNQFDEILLAREARNNNIKNHLIDSNVVVSIKANIPGENKQISIAYFLVHLFSKAIHFSNVVFQNKFDGLDGPYFLYVLSNATGKEIKENMIAIEDTHELGRFIDIDVYQYNKIFKRESFRNCFLCEQNPVICRRLKKHSKNDIFNKIQDEVKRYIYVKIENLIDYSLLSELELSPKFGLVTPTSNGSHTDMEYSLLRNSIKIVKPFLLEMFLVGSRNLPLDQTFKIIREIGKIAEGKMYKFTQGINTYKGIIFNLGLIITACGYGLFGHYPYIAIFDIVKIMAKDLTDEIEVISGERNMIDHPNFEFTGARGEAERGYLTIQEVLPMLIDDLRETRILALIRIIQLSEDSICLKRCKTFENYLTVKRMFEGIRNFDEDLFINITSKCIEKNVSFGGSADLLVASIFLTKIKDLFDY, encoded by the coding sequence ATGAACAATCAGTTCGATGAAATTTTACTTGCTCGTGAAGCAAGAAATAATAATATTAAAAATCATCTAATTGATTCGAATGTTGTTGTCTCAATAAAAGCAAATATTCCAGGAGAAAACAAACAAATTTCAATTGCTTATTTTTTAGTTCACTTATTTTCAAAAGCGATTCATTTTTCAAATGTAGTATTTCAAAATAAATTTGACGGTCTTGATGGACCGTATTTTTTATATGTATTGAGTAACGCGACAGGAAAAGAAATAAAAGAAAATATGATTGCCATTGAAGACACGCATGAATTGGGAAGGTTCATTGATATAGATGTATATCAATATAACAAAATTTTCAAAAGAGAAAGTTTTAGAAATTGTTTTTTATGTGAACAAAATCCAGTAATTTGTAGGAGGTTAAAAAAACATTCAAAAAATGATATTTTTAATAAGATTCAAGATGAAGTGAAAAGATATATTTACGTCAAGATAGAAAATTTAATTGATTATAGTTTATTGTCAGAATTAGAACTTTCTCCAAAATTTGGATTAGTCACTCCTACCTCTAATGGTTCACATACTGACATGGAATATTCATTATTGCGAAACTCAATTAAAATTGTTAAACCGTTCTTATTAGAAATGTTTCTGGTTGGGAGTCGAAATTTGCCTTTAGACCAAACATTCAAAATTATTAGAGAAATTGGAAAAATAGCAGAAGGCAAAATGTACAAATTCACTCAAGGAATTAATACGTACAAAGGAATAATCTTTAATTTAGGTCTAATTATAACAGCCTGCGGATACGGCCTTTTTGGCCATTATCCATATATTGCTATATTTGATATTGTTAAGATTATGGCAAAAGATTTAACAGACGAAATTGAAGTGATTTCCGGAGAACGCAACATGATTGACCACCCAAATTTTGAGTTCACTGGAGCGAGAGGAGAAGCTGAAAGAGGATATTTGACTATTCAAGAGGTGTTGCCTATGTTGATTGATGACTTAAGAGAAACAAGAATTCTTGCGTTAATTAGAATCATTCAACTTTCCGAAGATTCCATTTGTTTGAAGAGATGTAAAACGTTTGAAAACTATTTAACGGTAAAGCGAATGTTTGAAGGTATAAGAAATTTTGATGAAGATTTATTTATTAATATAACCTCGAAATGTATTGAAAAAAATGTTAGTTTTGGGGGAAGTGCCGATTTATTAGTAGCTAGTATATTTTTGACCAAAATTAAAGACCTATTTGATTATTGA
- a CDS encoding methylaspartate ammonia-lyase produces the protein MKIKKVILSESYTGFFFDDQKAIKKGATNDGFLYLGTPIIEGFTTVRQKGEAISIQIILENGVVGYGDCAAVQYSGTGGRDPLFIAKNYMPFLEEKIIPLLLLEEVDLFKPLAEKYDRLNLEGKKLHTALRYGITQALLSVTANFHHVTMAEIVRKEYHISNKLYLPVPIFTQSGDDRYINVDKMILKEADVLPHALINNVETKLGKDGEILIAYIIWLRDRILKHRNNDTYLPVLHIDVYGTIGNIYDNDIDKMIQYLLKLEETAKPFKIRVEGPVDTGDREGTLSYLSILTKRINMLGSTLEIVADEWCNTLEDVKLFADNNAGHMLQIKTPDLGGINNVIEAILYCNKKNIGSYCGGTCNETNISAEVTTNIAIACEANQCLAKPGMGVDAGYMIVKNEMNRVIARANQS, from the coding sequence ATGAAAATTAAAAAAGTGATTTTGAGCGAATCATATACAGGCTTTTTTTTCGATGACCAAAAAGCAATAAAAAAAGGAGCCACGAATGATGGCTTTCTTTATTTAGGAACTCCTATAATTGAAGGTTTTACGACCGTAAGACAAAAAGGAGAAGCCATTTCGATACAAATTATTCTTGAAAATGGAGTTGTAGGTTATGGCGATTGCGCTGCAGTCCAATATTCTGGCACAGGAGGAAGAGATCCTTTATTTATTGCAAAAAATTATATGCCTTTTCTTGAAGAAAAAATAATTCCTTTATTGCTTTTGGAAGAAGTGGATTTATTCAAACCTTTAGCAGAAAAGTATGATAGACTGAATTTAGAAGGAAAAAAACTTCACACCGCATTAAGATACGGCATTACACAAGCATTACTAAGCGTAACAGCGAATTTTCATCATGTAACTATGGCAGAAATTGTGAGAAAGGAATATCATATTTCTAACAAGCTATATTTACCGGTTCCGATTTTTACTCAAAGCGGAGATGATAGGTATATCAATGTAGATAAAATGATTTTAAAAGAAGCGGATGTTTTACCGCATGCTTTGATTAATAACGTTGAAACAAAATTAGGAAAAGATGGGGAAATCTTAATTGCATATATTATTTGGTTAAGAGACCGCATTTTAAAACATAGAAATAATGATACCTATTTACCGGTTCTTCATATCGATGTTTATGGAACAATTGGAAACATTTACGACAATGATATTGATAAAATGATTCAATATCTTTTAAAACTTGAAGAAACGGCAAAACCATTTAAAATACGAGTAGAAGGGCCCGTTGACACAGGCGATCGCGAAGGAACATTAAGCTATCTAAGTATTTTAACAAAAAGAATAAATATGTTAGGTTCCACACTAGAAATAGTTGCTGATGAATGGTGTAATACCCTTGAAGACGTAAAACTATTTGCCGATAACAATGCAGGGCATATGCTTCAAATTAAAACTCCTGATTTAGGGGGAATCAACAATGTAATCGAAGCAATTCTGTATTGCAATAAAAAGAATATTGGCAGTTATTGCGGAGGTACTTGTAATGAAACCAATATTTCAGCTGAAGTCACAACTAATATAGCAATTGCATGTGAAGCCAACCAATGTTTAGCTAAACCTGGAATGGGCGTTGATGCTGGATACATGATAGTAAAAAATGAGATGAATCGAGTTATCGCAAGAGCCAATCAATCCTAG
- the citD gene encoding citrate lyase acyl carrier protein, with translation MKIGIAGTLESSDVMITVKTSQELKVTIHSAVDDFFHDQIEKVIFDTLKELNINKIDVLCEDKGALDYTIKSRLITAIKRME, from the coding sequence ATGAAAATAGGTATTGCAGGAACGTTAGAGTCAAGCGATGTCATGATCACCGTTAAAACAAGTCAAGAATTAAAAGTAACAATACATAGTGCTGTTGATGATTTTTTTCATGATCAAATTGAAAAAGTCATTTTTGATACTTTAAAAGAATTAAACATCAATAAAATTGATGTTCTTTGTGAAGACAAAGGTGCTTTGGATTATACGATTAAATCAAGACTTATAACTGCAATAAAAAGAATGGAGTGA
- a CDS encoding ATP:cob(I)alamin adenosyltransferase, translating to MITKITQISTKKGDLGMTSNAVMEILPKDDILFQTLGSIDELSSFLGLTYHFIQIEELLFIQNHLEIISAIIASNPNHNNYTKLKQITQEDVLFLEIESQKELTKHPLEPKFCLPGSSTSLAGSYLDVSRSVCRRAERELTHFAIKKIRKDLNYVQMYLNRLSDFLYILARNQSKIEPK from the coding sequence ATGATTACCAAAATCACACAAATATCTACAAAAAAAGGCGACTTAGGAATGACTTCAAATGCTGTGATGGAAATACTTCCTAAAGATGACATATTATTTCAAACATTAGGAAGTATTGATGAATTAAGTTCTTTCTTAGGATTAACTTATCATTTCATCCAAATTGAAGAACTTCTTTTCATTCAAAATCACTTAGAAATTATAAGCGCCATTATTGCATCGAATCCAAACCATAATAATTACACAAAATTAAAACAAATTACCCAAGAAGATGTTCTTTTTCTTGAAATAGAAAGTCAAAAAGAATTAACGAAGCATCCACTAGAGCCTAAATTTTGTTTGCCAGGAAGTTCTACTTCGTTAGCGGGAAGCTATCTGGATGTATCAAGATCCGTTTGTAGAAGAGCGGAAAGAGAATTAACCCATTTTGCAATTAAAAAAATACGAAAAGATTTAAATTATGTTCAAATGTATTTGAACCGATTAAGTGATTTTTTATATATTCTTGCTAGAAATCAATCTAAAATAGAACCGAAATAA
- a CDS encoding methylaspartate mutase subunit E, protein MELKNKKWTEEEFLLERKKVLLDWKTGSDPALDLDKAIAFLKQIPEHKNFAFKLNNAKKQGITLIQPRAGVPVLAEHIKLLKHLEKSGADFLPSTVDSYTRQNRYAEAEKGMKESELIGRALLNGFPIVNHGVMGCKLVMESINVPIQARHGTPDARLLSEIIHASGWTSNEGGGISYNIPYAKSVPLETSIHNWQYCDRLVGYYEERGISINREPFGPLTGTLVPPSISTTIAIVESILAAEQGVKNITVGYGMGGNLVQDVAAIRMLQILTERYLLQFGYHNMEVSTVFHQWMGGFPEDESEAMGLIAMSSTVAALSKATKMITKTPHESIGIPTMEVNAMGIKASKYIVNILKDQSMPEGDKLFEEMNQIEREVQSLMDCIIRVGDGDIAKGIVKAFQQGLIDVPFAPSKFNMGKVLPARDNEGNIRILEFGNLGFSEDIKQYHQLKIQERAAFEQRPISFQLTVDDVYSVSMGKLIGRPKK, encoded by the coding sequence ATGGAACTCAAAAACAAAAAATGGACCGAAGAAGAATTCTTGTTAGAAAGAAAGAAAGTACTTCTTGATTGGAAGACTGGAAGCGATCCCGCTCTGGATTTAGACAAAGCGATTGCTTTTTTAAAGCAAATTCCAGAACATAAAAATTTTGCGTTTAAATTAAATAACGCCAAAAAACAAGGGATTACTTTAATTCAACCAAGAGCTGGAGTCCCTGTTTTAGCAGAACATATTAAATTATTGAAACATTTAGAAAAAAGCGGAGCTGATTTTCTTCCTTCTACTGTGGATAGTTATACAAGACAAAATAGATATGCAGAAGCGGAAAAAGGTATGAAAGAAAGCGAGCTAATTGGCAGAGCGCTTCTAAATGGGTTTCCGATAGTGAATCACGGAGTAATGGGTTGTAAATTAGTTATGGAATCCATAAATGTTCCGATTCAAGCAAGACATGGTACACCAGACGCAAGATTGTTATCCGAAATTATTCATGCATCGGGTTGGACTTCTAATGAAGGCGGAGGCATTTCTTATAATATCCCTTATGCAAAATCAGTTCCTTTGGAAACGAGCATTCATAATTGGCAATATTGTGATCGTTTGGTTGGGTATTATGAAGAAAGAGGAATTTCAATTAACAGAGAACCTTTTGGACCTTTGACTGGAACCTTAGTTCCCCCTTCCATTTCAACTACAATTGCAATCGTCGAATCCATTCTTGCAGCTGAACAAGGAGTAAAAAACATTACAGTTGGATATGGTATGGGCGGAAATCTTGTTCAAGATGTTGCTGCAATTAGAATGTTACAAATTCTTACTGAGAGATATCTACTTCAGTTTGGATATCATAATATGGAAGTTTCAACCGTGTTCCATCAATGGATGGGTGGATTTCCAGAAGATGAATCTGAAGCGATGGGATTAATTGCAATGAGTTCTACGGTAGCTGCACTTTCAAAAGCGACTAAAATGATTACAAAAACCCCACATGAATCCATAGGGATTCCCACGATGGAAGTTAACGCGATGGGAATCAAAGCTTCAAAATATATAGTGAATATTCTAAAAGATCAATCTATGCCTGAAGGAGATAAACTCTTTGAAGAAATGAATCAAATTGAAAGAGAAGTTCAAAGCTTAATGGATTGTATCATTCGAGTTGGGGATGGAGATATTGCAAAAGGAATTGTAAAAGCATTTCAACAAGGTTTAATTGATGTACCATTTGCCCCAAGTAAATTTAATATGGGGAAGGTTCTTCCAGCAAGAGATAATGAAGGAAATATTCGTATTTTAGAGTTTGGTAATTTAGGGTTTAGTGAAGATATCAAACAATATCATCAATTAAAAATTCAAGAAAGAGCTGCATTTGAACAACGGCCCATTTCATTTCAATTAACAGTAGACGATGTCTACTCAGTAAGTATGGGAAAATTAATCGGAAGACCAAAAAAATAG
- a CDS encoding methylaspartate mutase subunit S codes for MTLKSIVIGVIGADVHAVGNKIIEYTLENAGYTVINIGVLSSQEDFINAAIETDAKLIMVSSLYGHGEIDCRGMRDKCIESGIGDILLYVGGNIVVGKQNFEEVKERFYKMGFNRVYPPGTPIDKALSDISEDLGE; via the coding sequence ATTACTTTGAAATCAATTGTGATTGGCGTGATTGGTGCAGATGTTCACGCAGTAGGAAACAAAATTATCGAATATACTTTAGAAAACGCAGGATATACAGTTATTAATATCGGCGTTTTGTCTTCACAAGAAGATTTTATCAACGCAGCAATTGAGACGGATGCTAAACTAATTATGGTATCCTCCCTTTATGGGCACGGGGAAATTGATTGTAGAGGAATGAGAGATAAATGCATTGAGTCTGGCATAGGCGATATTTTACTTTATGTCGGAGGAAATATAGTTGTTGGAAAACAAAATTTTGAAGAAGTAAAAGAACGATTTTATAAGATGGGATTTAACCGGGTTTATCCACCAGGGACTCCAATTGATAAGGCATTATCGGATATTTCAGAGGACTTAGGAGAATAA
- a CDS encoding GNAT family N-acetyltransferase, with protein sequence MLIKQALLEDEIYKIILFLEENNLKYDEDIVETYYIEEFDKIIGSISRSKDIIKALAVDIDYRGENIANILVSEVMNSMRYNNVYHFQVYTKTEYEVVFTSMGFNTLAKTEKVCILESGNPSIEIEIQKMKLQIEKRFHIDVLEHSIGAIVVNCNPITLGHYHLIEEASKKHEYFIVLVVEEDQSIFSFKERFSLIYLALTSFENIIILPSTQYIVSALTFPSYFLKSLDEVEKEHAKLDAIIFKNYFMKSLNIRKRYIGSETTSVMVMYNSILKEILKDKINIQERFKFKKEIISASLVRKLIFENKINEAMTFVPEQIKSVFEKMAKEKYEQSVR encoded by the coding sequence ATGTTGATTAAACAAGCTTTATTAGAAGATGAAATATATAAAATCATTCTATTTTTAGAAGAAAACAATTTAAAATACGATGAAGATATAGTTGAAACCTATTATATTGAAGAATTCGATAAAATAATTGGTTCTATTTCTAGAAGCAAAGACATCATAAAAGCTCTCGCAGTTGATATAGACTATCGAGGAGAAAATATTGCAAACATTCTTGTAAGTGAAGTCATGAATTCTATGAGATATAATAATGTTTATCATTTTCAAGTGTATACTAAAACAGAATATGAAGTTGTATTTACAAGCATGGGATTTAATACTTTGGCTAAAACCGAAAAAGTATGTATTTTAGAATCGGGTAATCCTTCAATAGAAATAGAAATACAAAAAATGAAATTGCAAATTGAAAAGAGATTTCATATCGATGTGTTGGAACACTCGATAGGGGCTATTGTTGTAAATTGTAATCCTATCACTTTGGGTCACTATCATTTAATAGAAGAAGCCTCAAAAAAACATGAATATTTTATAGTTTTAGTAGTTGAAGAAGATCAATCAATTTTTTCCTTTAAAGAAAGATTTTCATTAATTTATCTTGCATTGACTTCTTTTGAAAATATTATTATTCTACCATCAACACAATATATTGTATCGGCGTTAACCTTTCCAAGTTATTTTTTAAAATCACTTGATGAAGTTGAAAAAGAACATGCAAAATTAGATGCAATTATATTTAAAAATTATTTTATGAAATCATTAAATATAAGAAAGAGATATATTGGAAGCGAAACAACTTCTGTAATGGTAATGTACAATTCGATTCTAAAAGAAATTTTAAAAGACAAAATAAATATTCAAGAAAGATTTAAATTCAAGAAAGAAATTATTAGTGCATCTTTAGTTAGAAAATTAATATTTGAAAATAAAATAAACGAGGCTATGACTTTTGTCCCCGAACAAATAAAAAGCGTATTTGAAAAAATGGCAAAGGAAAAATATGAACAATCAGTTCGATGA
- the citF gene encoding citrate lyase subunit alpha — translation MKNSLGRWIPDDAKPFISSHNYLTEKRKFIEEKKQGEKTLFFSSYKDAFHHFKLKSEMTFSFHHHLRNGDYVLNQVCKTVEEEGLTNLHFAPSSIFPSYIGLIDLIKNEQITNIHTNYLNGPVSSIIKDGFLKGKLIMNTHGGRARSIESGELPIDVAFLACPTVDKLGNGSGSQGKSACGTLGYAISDLKYAKTVLLVTDNVIEHLDEFQFDHKYVDGIIVVDSIGDPSGIVSGTTKITRDPIGLKIAKDTSILLNELGVLQNGFSMQTGAGGTSLAVVDYIKNIMIKKSIKGSFASGGITGHYVDMMKHNLFSRLYDVQCFDLEAIKSFKENSNHIAISASKYGNPFEESPIVNDLSFVILGATEIDLDFNVNVTTDSLGNIIGGSGGHSDTSNGANITIITSALTKSRVPIIKERVTTISTPGEDVDILVTERGIAINPKRQDLISKLIHSSLKIVTIEKLMEITYKITGIPKAIEKSDSIIGLVEYRDGSIIDCLYKSR, via the coding sequence ATGAAAAATAGTCTTGGAAGATGGATTCCAGATGATGCGAAACCTTTTATATCAAGTCATAACTATTTAACAGAAAAAAGAAAATTCATTGAAGAAAAGAAGCAGGGTGAAAAAACACTGTTTTTTTCCTCTTACAAAGATGCGTTTCATCATTTCAAGTTAAAATCTGAAATGACTTTTTCTTTTCATCATCATTTGCGTAACGGAGATTATGTTCTGAATCAAGTGTGCAAAACAGTAGAAGAAGAAGGGCTAACAAATTTGCATTTTGCACCAAGTTCAATTTTTCCAAGTTATATTGGGTTGATTGACTTGATAAAAAACGAACAAATAACTAATATTCATACCAATTATCTTAATGGGCCTGTTTCTTCAATCATAAAAGATGGATTTCTAAAAGGGAAATTAATTATGAATACGCACGGAGGAAGAGCTAGATCAATCGAAAGCGGAGAATTACCAATTGATGTTGCGTTTTTAGCTTGTCCAACTGTTGATAAGTTAGGAAATGGCAGTGGATCACAAGGAAAAAGCGCTTGTGGGACTTTGGGATATGCAATAAGCGATTTAAAATATGCTAAAACAGTATTATTAGTCACAGATAATGTGATAGAGCATTTAGATGAATTTCAATTTGATCATAAGTATGTCGATGGAATTATTGTGGTGGATTCTATAGGGGACCCATCTGGAATTGTTTCCGGAACAACTAAAATCACCAGAGACCCCATTGGGTTAAAAATAGCAAAAGATACTTCCATTTTACTGAATGAATTAGGAGTACTTCAAAATGGTTTTTCAATGCAAACCGGAGCAGGAGGAACATCTCTTGCTGTAGTTGATTATATAAAAAATATAATGATTAAAAAATCAATTAAAGGATCTTTTGCTTCAGGAGGAATTACCGGCCATTATGTAGATATGATGAAACACAATTTGTTTAGTCGGCTTTATGATGTTCAATGTTTTGATTTAGAAGCAATCAAATCATTTAAAGAAAATTCGAATCACATCGCTATTTCTGCTTCAAAATATGGTAATCCTTTTGAAGAAAGTCCTATCGTAAATGATTTAAGCTTTGTAATACTAGGAGCTACTGAAATTGATTTAGATTTTAATGTAAATGTTACAACGGATTCCTTGGGAAATATTATAGGTGGAAGCGGAGGTCATTCTGACACGTCAAATGGAGCGAATATAACGATTATTACGTCTGCGCTTACTAAATCTAGAGTTCCGATAATAAAAGAGCGTGTGACCACAATTTCTACGCCTGGAGAAGATGTAGATATACTAGTGACCGAAAGAGGAATTGCAATCAACCCTAAAAGACAAGATTTAATAAGTAAATTAATTCATTCATCACTAAAAATAGTAACGATTGAAAAATTAATGGAAATTACGTATAAAATTACTGGAATTCCGAAAGCAATCGAGAAAAGTGATTCTATTATCGGACTAGTTGAATACAGAGATGGAAGCATTATTGATTGTCTATATAAATCGAGGTGA
- a CDS encoding CoA ester lyase yields MLRSLLFIPGNNPNMIQNADVFGADGIIFDLEDSVNVVEKDNARVLIKNYLALPSLFSGLIVIRINGENSPYFEDDLESMVCDQIDTIMLPKARIDSIIKLDKILSSIEKKKNLKKVIGIIPIIEEASSVLEVDTIASLNRVNGLLLGAEDLCSDLEIPRTKEGREIEYARSKVIMACKAYKIDSIDTPFTDVIDDEGFMRDAKNACLLGMTSKAAIHPRHIEGINSVFSPSEESILWSMKILEGEKKAKEKGLGVFSLDGKMIDKPIIERASKIIEKASKYNLMRKYNEK; encoded by the coding sequence ATGTTAAGAAGTTTACTTTTTATTCCTGGAAACAACCCAAATATGATTCAAAATGCAGATGTGTTTGGCGCAGATGGAATCATATTTGATTTAGAAGATTCTGTAAACGTTGTTGAAAAAGATAATGCTAGAGTGTTGATAAAAAATTACCTTGCTTTACCAAGTTTGTTTAGTGGTTTGATTGTCATCAGAATAAATGGAGAAAATTCTCCCTATTTTGAAGATGACTTAGAAAGCATGGTTTGTGATCAAATTGATACAATCATGTTACCAAAAGCTAGGATTGATTCAATTATAAAATTAGACAAAATATTATCAAGTATAGAAAAAAAGAAAAATCTTAAAAAAGTAATTGGAATCATTCCAATTATTGAAGAGGCTTCATCGGTACTTGAAGTGGATACGATAGCTTCGCTTAATAGAGTGAATGGATTGCTTTTAGGAGCAGAAGACTTATGTAGTGATTTAGAAATTCCAAGAACCAAAGAAGGAAGAGAAATAGAATATGCAAGATCAAAGGTAATTATGGCCTGCAAAGCATATAAAATAGATTCGATTGACACTCCTTTTACTGATGTAATTGATGACGAAGGATTTATGAGAGATGCAAAAAATGCTTGCCTTCTTGGAATGACTTCAAAGGCAGCTATTCACCCAAGACATATCGAAGGAATCAATTCTGTTTTTTCTCCAAGTGAAGAATCAATTTTATGGTCAATGAAAATTCTAGAGGGTGAAAAAAAAGCGAAAGAAAAGGGATTAGGCGTTTTTAGCTTGGATGGGAAAATGATTGATAAACCAATAATTGAAAGAGCGAGTAAAATAATTGAGAAAGCCTCAAAATACAATTTAATGAGGAAATATAATGAAAAATAG